Proteins encoded together in one Glandiceps talaboti chromosome 11, keGlaTala1.1, whole genome shotgun sequence window:
- the LOC144442850 gene encoding Golgi-associated plant pathogenesis-related protein 1-like translates to MGKSQSKRSSDGTTTSYERRVVTKTTKTRTITNADGTTQVITETETSYDNDSGRKGGKKGGFAVFGKKGEKKQKVKKEKKGKRNKTSIEAGGEVKDVKPDAKFLKNLRQDVLKCHNKYRSKHSASSLKLNDSLNKTAQDWAEQMAKSDRFGHRPNGKYGENIYYAMNSRGLGTLTGQSVVQSWYDEIKNYNFKRGGFSSGTGHFTQVVWKGSKELGLGFAPSRNRANTWYVVANYNPAGNVQGQYDQNVSAK, encoded by the exons ATGGGGAAATCACAATCTAAGAGGTCATCTGACGGCACAACCACTTCATACGAAAGGAGAGTTGTAACCAAGACAACCAAAACTAGGACGATTACAAATGCTGATGGTACAACACAAGTTATAACTGAAACAGAAACTAGCTATGACAACG ATTCTGGTAGAAAGGGCGGTAAGAAAGGAGGATTCGCAGTGTTTGGTAAGAAGGGCGAAAAGAAACAAAAGGTTAAAAAAGAGAAGAAGGGAAAACGAAATAAGACGTCAATAGAGGCTGGTGGAGAAGTCAAAGATGTTAAACCAG ATGCAAAGTTCTTGAAGAATCTGAGGCAAGATGTCTTGAAATGCCACAACAAGTACCGTAGCAAGCACAGCGCATCTTCTCTCAAATTAAACGATTCCCTGAACAAAACGGCTCAGGATTGGGCTGAACAGATGGCTAAGTCTGATAGGTTTGGACATCGACCAAACGGCAAATATGGAGAGAATATTTACTATGCTATGAACTCAAGGGGACTTGGTACACTCACAG GTCAATCTGTTGTTCAATCGTGGTATGACGAAatcaaaaattacaatttcaagAGAGGCGGTTTTAGTTCAGGCACAG GACATTTTACTCAGGTAGTGTGGAAGGGGTCGAAGGAACTCGGCCTTGGCTTCGCGCCAAGCAGGAACAGAGCAAACACGTGGTATGTGGTAGCCAATTACAACCCAGCTGGCAACGTCCAGGGACAATATGATCAGAACGTTTCAGCTAAATAG